From Arthrobacter sp. FW306-2-2C-D06B, a single genomic window includes:
- a CDS encoding carboxymuconolactone decarboxylase family protein, which translates to MEPEKHVAPYAHLAPKMAQLSSDVLYGDVWERTDLSKRDRSLITVAALVATCRPEQTGFHMQRALQNGVKETELVELITHLAFYAG; encoded by the coding sequence ATGGAACCCGAAAAACACGTCGCGCCCTACGCACACCTCGCACCCAAAATGGCCCAGCTGTCCTCCGACGTGCTCTACGGCGACGTCTGGGAACGAACCGACCTGAGCAAACGCGACCGCAGCCTCATCACGGTCGCCGCCCTCGTCGCGACCTGCCGGCCCGAGCAAACCGGCTTCCACATGCAACGCGCCCTGCAAAACGGCGTCAAGGAAACAGAACTCGTGGAACTCATCACCCACCTCGCCTTCTACGCCGGATAG
- a CDS encoding flavin reductase — translation MSGAEVQAGFDPRAFRNVLGHFPTGVVVITAISEDNEPVGMAVGSFTSVSLDPPLVAFLPDKSSSTFPKIQQAGSFCVNVLATSQESVCRAFAAKNADRFTAVGWRPSESGAPILNGVVAWIECSIESIHEAGDHFIVVGAVKNLAVENPSLPLLFFQGGYGGFAPEALVMGANPQLMEQLQLADRARAHLDGLADDLGVGTTALAVAGDHQYIVASAQPQDSGRLPRRVGRRLPFQPPWGTIFLAWAEQQQRESWYAKEGIKAGDERFEMLETEMALIRDKGFAITLRSAQEPSHEAVLDEIENHGPTPALERQLIASAKSVENFTALAQLNEGTAAQVQRIRVPVFTADGDVALVLSLSDLPADMTLDTIHTYVDRAKNVSSAISTSITNHHRATPQHTH, via the coding sequence ATGAGCGGCGCAGAAGTCCAAGCCGGGTTCGATCCCCGCGCCTTCCGGAATGTCCTGGGACATTTCCCAACCGGAGTGGTGGTCATTACAGCCATCTCCGAAGACAACGAACCCGTCGGCATGGCCGTGGGCTCATTCACCTCCGTCTCGCTGGACCCGCCCCTGGTGGCCTTCCTCCCGGACAAGTCCTCCTCCACCTTCCCGAAAATCCAGCAGGCCGGAAGCTTTTGCGTCAATGTCCTGGCGACCTCCCAGGAATCAGTCTGCAGAGCCTTCGCGGCCAAGAACGCAGACCGTTTCACCGCCGTAGGATGGCGGCCATCAGAATCCGGCGCCCCGATACTGAACGGCGTTGTGGCATGGATCGAGTGTTCCATCGAATCAATCCATGAAGCCGGCGACCACTTCATCGTGGTTGGCGCCGTGAAAAACCTCGCCGTTGAAAACCCCTCGCTGCCCCTGCTGTTCTTCCAGGGAGGCTACGGCGGGTTCGCACCCGAAGCACTCGTCATGGGAGCCAACCCCCAGCTCATGGAACAGCTCCAGCTCGCGGACCGCGCAAGGGCGCATCTGGACGGACTGGCCGATGACCTCGGCGTCGGGACGACCGCACTCGCTGTTGCCGGCGATCACCAGTACATCGTCGCTTCCGCCCAACCGCAGGATTCCGGCCGACTCCCGCGCCGCGTCGGGCGCCGACTGCCGTTCCAGCCACCATGGGGAACGATTTTCCTCGCCTGGGCAGAGCAGCAGCAGCGCGAGAGCTGGTACGCCAAGGAAGGCATCAAAGCCGGAGACGAACGCTTTGAAATGCTCGAAACCGAAATGGCACTCATCCGAGACAAGGGCTTCGCCATCACACTGCGCTCCGCCCAGGAACCCTCCCACGAGGCCGTGCTGGATGAAATCGAAAACCATGGCCCCACCCCCGCCCTCGAACGCCAGCTGATAGCCTCCGCCAAGAGCGTCGAGAACTTCACCGCCCTGGCCCAACTCAACGAAGGAACAGCGGCCCAGGTCCAGCGCATCCGAGTCCCCGTGTTCACCGCCGACGGCGACGTCGCACTCGTGCTCTCCCTTTCCGACCTCCCCGCCGACATGACCCTGGACACCATCCACACCTACGTCGACCGTGCCAAGAACGTCTCTTCTGCCATATCAACATCCATCACAAACCACCACCGAGCCACCCCACAACACACCCACTAA